DNA sequence from the Merismopedia glauca CCAP 1448/3 genome:
GCAATGATTCTTTGGCGTTCGTTAACACTAACTGCGGCTTTGAGTAAATGAGCCTCATAACCATAATCATCGGCGGTGTGAACTAAAGCTGAAACATCTTTAGGAAAACAAGAACCACCCCAACCAATTCCAGCTTGTAGAAACTTAGATCCAATCCGAGAATCTAAACCAATTCCTTTGGCGACTTGGGTGACATCTGCACCCACGCGATCGCATATGTTCGCTACTTCGTTAATAAAGCTGATTTTGGTCGCTAAAAAGGCATTTGCAGCATATTTTATCATTTCGGCAGAACTCAAATCCGTCACTACCACCGAAACGGGAGATAAAGACTTATCTTCAGCGAAATCTCGACTGACAATCGGCTGATAGAGTTGTTTCATCAAGCCGATCGCTTTCGGATTATTACTGCCTAAAACTATCCTATCTGGGTTAAAGGTATCGTAAACAGCCGACCCTTCTCGTAAAAACTCTGGATTGCTGACTACATCAAACTGCAAATCGTTTTTTGATTGCTTATCTTGACCGCTACCAACTCCAACTAAAGAAGCTTGTCGTTCTGCTACCCCATCTAGCACAATCATCCGCACCCAGTCACCAGAACCAATGGGAACAGTTGACTTATTTACAATTACTTTGTAGCCACCATTAAGATGGTTGCCAATTCCTTTGGCGACTGCTTCTACATAGCGAGTATCGCTTTCTCCTGTAGGTAGAGGAGGCGTTCCCACTGCGATAAATAGAATCTCTCCGTGAGTGACTCCAGCACCAATATCTGTCGTAAACTCTAGTTTTCCAGCTTTACTAGCTGATTGCATGATTTCCGACAGTCCTGGTTCATATATCGGAGACTGTCCCGATTTCATCAATTTGACTTTCTCTTCATTATTATCTACACAAATCACGTCATGTCCGATATGAGCTAAACAAGCACCAGTAACCAAGCCT
Encoded proteins:
- a CDS encoding UDP-glucose dehydrogenase family protein, whose amino-acid sequence is MRVCVIGTGYVGLVTGACLAHIGHDVICVDNNEEKVKLMKSGQSPIYEPGLSEIMQSASKAGKLEFTTDIGAGVTHGEILFIAVGTPPLPTGESDTRYVEAVAKGIGNHLNGGYKVIVNKSTVPIGSGDWVRMIVLDGVAERQASLVGVGSGQDKQSKNDLQFDVVSNPEFLREGSAVYDTFNPDRIVLGSNNPKAIGLMKQLYQPIVSRDFAEDKSLSPVSVVVTDLSSAEMIKYAANAFLATKISFINEVANICDRVGADVTQVAKGIGLDSRIGSKFLQAGIGWGGSCFPKDVSALVHTADDYGYEAHLLKAAVSVNERQRIIAVEKLQQVLKILKGKTVGLLGLTFKPDTDDMRDAPSLNLIENLNRLGAKVKAYDPIVSQSGMRHGLTGVIVETDPERLADGCDALVLVTEWQQFCHLDYAKMGKLMHAPVMIDGRNFLDKEALEKIGFRYVGIGR